The following proteins are co-located in the Tetrapisispora phaffii CBS 4417 chromosome 4, complete genome genome:
- the TUM1 gene encoding thiosulfate sulfurtransferase (similar to Saccharomyces cerevisiae YOR251C; ancestral locus Anc_8.691): MSGFKLLTPIAFDKLLKGETTHRVIPIDATWFLPSFKRSGAQEFLTIERIPNAIHFDIDTIKDPKSIYPHMAPDLETFNKSMSKLGLKRDDILVVYDRIGNFSAPRCAWTLSLFGHENVYLLNNFLLYKKEGYPVDNSVVNSFSQYPETQYKSDINLSQKEIIDFESILKLVNDNQLSAKYNAYDARALNRFEGKVPEPRPDIPSGHIPGFQPLPFTDVLEGETGTYPSSTTELKAKINKAMENLKSTYDPKKPTIVMCGTGVTGIIIKTALEQSGIKDVKCYDGSWTEWALRTDKKIIANNRD; encoded by the coding sequence ATGTCTGGATTTAAACTGCTTACTCCAATTGCTTTTGACAAGCTGTTGAAAGGTGAGACAACTCATAGAGTTATTCCTATAGATGCGACATGGTTTTTACCAAGTTTTAAAAGAAGTGGTGCTCAAGAGTTTTTAACCATCGAGAGAATCCCAAATGCCATTCATTTCGATATTGATACTATTAAAGATccaaaatcaatttatCCACACATGGCTCCTGATTTGGAGACGTTCAATAAATCTATGAGTAAACTTGGTTTGAAGAGAGATGATATTTTAGTTGTGTACGATAGAATTGGCAACTTCAGTGCCCCAAGATGTGCATGGACACTAAGTTTGTTTGGGCACGAAAATGTTTACCTGTTGAATAATTTCCTACTGTATAAGAAGGAAGGTTATCCAGTCGACAACAGTGTTGTTAACTCTTTTTCCCAATACCCAGAAACTCAATACAAATctgatattaatttatcacaGAAggaaattattgattttgaaagtATCTTAAAATTAGTCAATGATAACCAATTATCAGCTAAATACAACGCTTACGATGCTAGAGCTTTGAACAGGTTTGAAGGTAAGGTGCCAGAACCTAGACCAGACATTCCTTCGGGTCACATTCCGGGATTCCAACCATTACCATTCACTGATGTGTTAGAGGGAGAAACAGGTACGTACCCATCGTCGACTACGGAGTTGAAAGcaaaaattaacaaagCAATGGAAAACCTTAAATCCACCTATGATCCAAAGAAGCCTACAATTGTTATGTGTGGAACGGGTGTCACGGGCATCATCATAAAGACTGCATTAGAACAATCTGGAATCAAAGATGTCAAATGTTATGATGGATCTTGGACAGAATGGGCATTAAGAACagataaaaaaatcattgcTAACAATAGAGACTAA
- the SVS1 gene encoding Svs1p (similar to Saccharomyces cerevisiae SRL1 (YOR247W) and SVS1 (YPL163C); ancestral locus Anc_8.687), with translation MQFQILHSLFLLVALTSAKGLYSNSTVDAVAEAADLAVSEEYSATTTTLSPSFSVVPSVVVSTYSDLTTTVQITNTIYNTVYYTINAISSSLSNAAGSAASTTSYGGGYTSTTVTSTMKVTVTLDAVEVANLNKELNAIENGYLSSYAASNVYYSNATTTADACAPVTEYVTITADPITNFVTVTPEPVTEYVTLTASGFNSTSVNGTASVNGTLY, from the coding sequence ATGCAATTCCAAATTCTTCACTCGTTATTTTTGTTAGTCGCTTTAACTTCCGCTAAGGGTTTATACTCTAATTCCACCGTCGACGCTGTCGCCGAAGCTGCCGATCTGGCTGTTTCGGAGGAGTACTCTGCTACCACCACCACCTTATCTCCTTCCTTCTCTGTGGTTCCAAGTGTCGTTGTCAGCACCTATTCCGACTTGACCACCACCGTTCAAATCACCAACACAATTTACAACACTGTGTACTACACCATCAATGCTATCTCTTCTTCGTTATCCAATGCTGCTGGCTCCGCCGCCAGCACTACCAGTTATGGCGGAGGATACACTTCCACGACCGTTACCTCCACCATGAAGGTCACTGTCACTCTGGATGCTGTCGAAGTCGCTAACTTGAACAAAGAATTGAACGCTATTGAAAACGGTTATTTATCAAGTTACGCTGCCAGCAACGTCTACTACTCCAACGCCACTACCACTGCTGACGCATGTGCTCCAGTCACCGAATATGTCACCATCACCGCTGACCCAATCACCAACTTCGTCACTGTCACTCCAGAACCAGTCACCGAATACGTGACTCTGACCGCTTCTGGATTCAATTCTACTAGTGTCAACGGTACTGCCAGTGTCAACGGTACTTTGTACTAG
- the ATG29 gene encoding Atg29p (similar to Saccharomyces cerevisiae ATG29 (YPL166W); ancestral locus Anc_8.693), whose protein sequence is MNNQNTIVYVRLKGKTPPGGLKVSKPFEWNAKKDDQLWQIVSSKEAETQELDVNWEQLGQIFEDVPEKYLKQRTYSLISSKLKKLDHLKQKVNKIIDSKGSKIIDLEAQRTNLQISQYISNKNIVDHQEEIPADEVSESKHGMKTNSANSSLNGAMYMHYMNEDKLDKDDMYGEVISKLQTSKILENNFPIKFKNKLKLEDSGSIFENENEISSSLSVSASALEEALLDRLPSNINDT, encoded by the coding sequence ATGAATAACCAAAATACGATAGTATATGTTCGACTTAAGGGGAAAACACCTCCTGGTGGGTTAAAGGTATCTAAACCATTCGAATGGAATGCTAAGAAAGATGACCAACTATGGCAGATAGTTTCTTCAAAAGAAGCTGAAACACAGGAACTCGATGTTAATTGGGAACAGCTAGGtcaaatatttgaagaCGTTCCTGAAAAGTACTTAAAACAAAGGACGTACTCATTGATTTCGAGCAAACTGAAGAAACTTGATCATCTAAAGCAAAAggtaaataaaataatagattCAAAGGGCTCTAAAATTATAGATTTGGAAGCACAAAGAACAAATCTACAAATTAGTCAGTACATaagtaataaaaacattGTCGACCATCAAGAAGAAATACCTGCAGATGAAGTTTCTGAAAGTAAACATGGAATGAAAACAAATTCAGCTAATAGCTCATTGAATGGAGCTATGTATATGCATTATATGAATGAGGATAAACTGGATAAAGATGATATGTATGGTGAAGTTATTAGTAAACTTCaaacttcaaaaattctTGAAAATAACTTCcctattaaatttaaaaacaagCTAAAGTTAGAAGATTCAGGTagtatatttgaaaatgagaATGAAATATCGTCCAGTTTAAGTGTTAGTGCATCTGCTTTGGAAGAAGCATTATTGGACAGGCTGCCATCAAATATCAACGATACATAA
- the APC5 gene encoding anaphase promoting complex subunit 5 (similar to Saccharomyces cerevisiae APC5 (YOR249C); ancestral locus Anc_8.689) — MSEESLIITSSISPFDITILFLIYDYCFEFDVDTRTSIDVFLTLITPTFPTVEHNPLLQGNSNCYNLPKPVYPTLIDLYEYLKNNNYEATFRKLMSMLLSINNFDSISYILNRIETECLVKTNKEARESKRIYKSKKVVKSSLLGIFITRSISRYAICEFDEKNRLWKNYQLFVKSFTELPIWKTISGSIEKYDGFQKVDNNFNEKDDSLVKFLDTMTTKIFTCNQLGTMISHNHFQSILNWEVYNVSQFHKIDKSKVDIIFNHLPLHDSAKFPTVHLLKYLIALEDYCYQDALTSLHNYFDYMLTQNADNYFHISLLGLGACYAYFHDCESAIKSYTEATKVAREYKDSTILNLIMLWIVEFIQEHPEYTNRFQVMINQIVRYLKTSNENEASFIFGNAYKFETFLKMSKNDSSIEILESRFKYAAIAHQSVLNNNEMDQFLKHSFIIWDYFGSKTLTELYRNMSSKTSDSLSTKIANVFENSLSDLTETLTVLRSIHSPNITYQQQMGIKLIKIRYLLLTEDYQQALDSLPTEKNTEFMDFRWRTTFELEKCNILIASKNGIRSLSALLKLIDILAIIKNPKYLHQALVQLVQIMKQQNKTQEAQKLFNSNIALLLYYNSSDINTLRV; from the coding sequence ATGTCAGAGGAATCGCTTATAATCACCTCTTCAATTAGTCCCTTTGATATTACAATATTGTTTCTGATCTATGATTATTGTTTTGAGTTTGATGTTGATACTCGAACATCAATTGACGTGTTTTTAACATTGATTACTCCAACATTTCCGACAGTAGAACATAATCCACTTTTGCAAGGTAATTCGAATTGTTATAATTTACCAAAGCCTGTCTATCCAACGTTAATTGATCTATATGAATACCTGAAGAACAATAATTATGAAGCTACATTTCGAAAGTTGATGAGTATGTTATTATCcatcaataattttgattcgATATCCTACATATTGAATAGAATTGAAACAGAATGTTTGGTTAAAACCAACAAAGAAGCTAGAGAGTCCAAAAGAATATACAAAAGTAAAAAAGTAGTTAAGTCAAGTTTACTGGGAATCTTCATAACAAGGTCAATTTCTAGATATGCTATTTGTGAGTTTGATGAGAAAAACAGACTATggaaaaattatcaattatttgTCAAATCATTTACTGAATTACCAATATGGAAAACAATTTCTGggtcaattgaaaaatatgatgGCTTCCAAAAggttgataataattttaatgaaaaggATGATTCTTTGgttaaatttttagataCAATGActacaaaaatattcacTTGTAATCAATTAGGTACTATGATTTCACataatcattttcaatcaatATTGAATTGGGAGGTATATAACGTGTCACAGTTCCATAAGATTGATAAATCTAAAGTggatataatatttaatcatTTACCGTTACATGATTCTGCTAAATTTCCAACTGTTCACCTCCTGAAGTACTTGATTGCTTTAGAAGACTATTGTTATCAGGATGCTTTAACATCTCTTCATAACTACTTTGATTATATGTTAACACAAAATGCagataattattttcatatttcATTGTTAGGATTGGGAGCATGTTATGCTTATTTCCACGATTGTGAATCTGCTATTAAGTCGTATACCGAAGCTACAAAAGTGGCAAGAGAATATAAAGATAGTactatattaaatttaattatgcTGTGGATCGTCGAGTTTATCCAGGAACATCCGGAATATACGAATAGATTTCAGGTGATGATTAACCAGATCGTACGATATTTGAAGACAtctaatgaaaatgaagcttcatttatatttggaAATGCTTATAAATTTGagacatttttaaaaatgtctAAGAATGATTCATCTATTGAGATATTAGAATcaagatttaaatatgCTGCAATAGCACATCAAAGTGTgcttaataataatgaaatggATCAGTTTCTAAAGCATTCCTTTATTATATGGGATTATTTTGGAAGTAAAACATTGACTGAACTGTATCGTAATATGTCAAGTAAAACAAGTGATAGTTTGTCAACAAAAATAGcaaatgtttttgaaaattcatTAAGCGATTTAACTGAAACTCTTACAGTGTTACGGAGTATCCACTCGCCCAATATCACATATCAGCAACAAATGggaattaaattaattaaaatacgGTATCTTCTGTTAACTGAGGATTACCAACAAGCTTTAGATTCCCTTCCAACTGAAAAAAACACAGAATTTATGGATTTTCGTTGGAGAACTACGTTTGAACTAGAAAAATGTAACATTTTAATTGCTAGCAAGAATGGTATCAGGTCTCTATCTGCTCTGTTAAAATTGATAGATATTCTAGCCATAATTAAAAatccaaaatatttacatcAAGCATTAGTGCAACTCgttcaaataatgaagcaacaaaataaaacacaAGAAGCGCAAAAGTTGTTTAACAGTAACATAGCATTACTCTTATATTACAATTCATCAGATATAAATACTTTAAGagtataa
- the MLH3 gene encoding mismatch repair protein MLH3 (similar to Saccharomyces cerevisiae MLH3 (YPL164C); ancestral locus Anc_8.688): MSCVMHKLDPTVSTKLRAQQHITSVPSVVRELLHNSADAKATQIKIVVDFKKSMVYVQDNGNGIQPDNLETVGKLNYTSNITTLNDIKENDKYGFRGEALYHIASVSHVKVISKSKDYNSTWIKSLNDNTCGIYSGEGGGHFSIHDSGTIILIEDLFYNVPVRQTMLSKYSEPSLILQIKNDIFQVSIANPMIDIIVYDVTGSTEELTYKDTKSSYVLIDMKPSLCKNRKLNTSQIFFNSYMNIYDSSFSKSNIKQINIKFRDYVLEGIISRSGTSYKNRKFIYINGRRYINNVFLRSIDNIFQSVGFGSNNDDNVFLNSSKRKQYSKYPIIILNVKCKLELSDYIQDPTKQFINLSKKDIIEPLIYEAINTFLIRQGYTPSNVKTISDMSSEKLGDISPRKSNQSLSLAAPEYGDISLNIIFNSKVTTNKITKTELRGRYKVSQTMHKSTQHFINIRNILQKRNQIDSLQDSSYFSNINKKENKIHLASNKIEPGFNLQQYVTSLNQKFQLDKLHLDDLQVINQIDNKFILTILPDMNVRTNYSLIILDQHACDERIKLEQYLNEYIKGVINKDIDLEVTKNININISKNDASLCNYFKNEFECWGIIFEIDDAYPNSPLLKILKLPKDLITNKYCDLDYLRTALLAHTHDLQKSVKSKIRPKLSHNKFVDWYLYLNYVPDFVLDLFNTKACRSAIMFGDPLSKNECSVVVKLLSNCHFPFKCAHGRPSIFPLIQCKLDEESFNISLKTSLWNEDYKIT, from the coding sequence ATGAGCTGTGTCATGCATAAATTGGACCCCACAGTCTCAACGAAGCTGAGAGCACAGCAGCATATCACATCCGTACCTTCAGTGGTGAGAGAGTTGCTCCATAATTCAGCTGATGCAAAAGCTACACAAATAAAGATTGTAGTTGATTTTAAGAAATCAATGGTCTATGTGCAAGATAATGGTAATGGTATACAACCTGATAATTTAGAAACTGTAGgaaagttaaattatacTTCAAATATCACAacattaaatgatataaagGAAAACGATAAGTACGGTTTTAGAGGGGAGGCTCTTTACCACATTGCATCTGTTTCTCATGTGAAAGTTATATCAAAGTCAAAGGATTATAATTCGACTTGGATCAAATCGTTAAATGATAATACTTGTGGGATTTATTCAGGCGAAGGTGGTGGACATTTTAGTATACATGATTCTGGtacaataattttaattgaagatCTATTTTATAACGTGCCTGTCAGACAAACAAtgttatcaaaatattcagaGCCCAGTTTAATTTTGCAAatcaaaaatgatatcTTTCAAGTTTCGATAGCAAACCCAATGATCGATATTATCGTGTATGATGTCACCGGTTCAACGGAAGAATTAACTTATAAAGATACAAAGAGTAGTTACGTCTTGATCGACATGAAACCATCTTTATGTAAAAACAGAAAACTAAACACTtcacaaatatttttcaatagcTACATGAATATTTACgattcatcattttcaaagtCAAATATCAAACAAATCAATATCAAGTTTCGTGATTATGTTCTGGAAGGGATAATTTCTAGAAGTGGCACCTCATacaaaaatagaaaattcaTATACATTAATGGAAGGCGCTATATAAACAACGTATTTCTACGTAgtattgataatatatttcaatctgTAGGATTTGGATCGAacaatgatgataatgTGTTTTTGAACAGTTCCAAGAGAAAACAGTATTCTAAATATccaattataatattaaatgtCAAATGCAAGTTAGAACTAAGTGATTATATTCAAGACCCAACCAAACAGTTCATCAATCTTTCAAAGAAAGATATCATCGAACCTTTAATATATGAAGCAATTaatacatttttaattagaCAGGGATACACACCATCCAATGTAAAAACAATCAGCGACATGTCATCGGAAAAGCTGGGGGATATTTCACCACGTAAATCCAATCAAAGTTTATCTTTAGCTGCCCCGGAATATGGTGACATCTCTTTAAacattatattcaattcaaaaGTCACAACTAACAAAATTACCAAAACAGAACTACGAGGTAGATATAAGGTATCCCAAACAATGCATAAATCAACTCAACATTTCATCAACataagaaatattttacagaaaagaaatcaaatcGACAGTCTTCAAGACAGTTCTTATTTTAGCAATATTAAcaagaaagaaaacaaaatacaTTTGGCaagtaataaaattgaaccTGGCTTCAACCTCCAACAATATGTAACCTCACTGAATCAGAAATTTCAATTGGATAAATTGCATTTAGATGACTTACAAGTAATTAATCAAATTGAtaacaaatttattttaaccATCCTTCCGGACATGAATGTTAGGACCAATTACAGTTTAATTATCCTTGATCAACATGCATGTGatgaaagaataaaattagaacaatatttgaacgaatatattaaaggagtaattaataaagatatcGACCTGGAGGTcacaaaaaatatcaatattaatatatcgAAAAATGATGCATCACTTTgcaattatttcaaaaacgAGTTTGAGTGTTGGGGgattatatttgaaatagaTGACGCATATCCCAACTCACCACTgcttaaaatattaaagttgccgaaagatttaattacaaataaatattgtgATCTAGATTATCTCAGAACTGCATTACTTGCACACACACATGACCTGCAAAAATCTGTCAAGTCTAAAATCCGGCCCAAATTATCtcataataaatttgtaGATTGGTATTTATATCTTAACTACGTTCCTGATTTTGTCTTAGATCTTTTCAATACGAAAGCATGTAGATCTGCGATTATGTTTGGTGATCCTTTGAGTAAAAATGAATGTTCTGTAGTAGTTAagttattatcaaattgCCACTTCCCATTCAAATGTGCTCACGGCAGACCGTCAATTTTTCCACTTATTCAATGTAAACTTGATGAAGAGTCCTTCAACATATCATTAAAAACTTCACTCTGGAATGaagattataaaattaCTTAA
- the TPHA0D01310 gene encoding uncharacterized protein (similar to Saccharomyces cerevisiae YPL162C; ancestral locus Anc_8.686) — MIIRKGDEDEDTCQLLGPVSIGIQVIMGAWIVMSLLMKRNYEHPKRKLIVWTYDVSKQLIGSLLVHFLNLFISVVQEHKANLTFSLNIGDNGSGDEDDQCDYYFLNLLLDTTIGIPIFWVAFTCIEKLFSYYNFKNIESGNYFTTEGAAVGKTSEKPSFVAFLKQLNIFTSGLIVMKLVIFLVLYYFEEFAYWLANMLLGWSDPWPNFQIFLVMFISPIALNLFQYYCVDNIIKLHSDHLTQQNAHNFEPITAVEDNAATDYINSISCQNSMMPGQSPAYDNDSSNKNSKYGSI; from the coding sequence ATGATAATACGAAAGGGAGACGAAGACGAGGATACTTGCCAGTTGCTGGGACCTGTGTCGATCGGGATTCAGGTGATAATGGGAGCTTGGATTGTTATGTCGTTATTAATGAAGAGGAACTACGAGCATCCCAAGAGAAAGTTGATCGTATGGACATACGACGTTAGTAAACAGCTAATTGGTTCGTTGCTagttcattttttgaacTTGTTTATCAGTGTTGTCCAGGAACATAAGGCAAATCTAACGTTCAGCTTAAACATAGGGGACAACGGTTCAGGAGATGAAGACGACCAATGCGAttactattttttaaatttgctGTTAGATACGACCATTGGTATCCCTATATTCTGGGTTGCATTCACTTGCATTGAGAAGCTTTTTTCGTATTATAATTTCAAGAACATCGAAAGTGGGAACTACTTCACAACGGAGGGGGCTGCGGTTGGCAAAACATCAGAGAAACCATCCTTCGTTGCATTTTTGAAACAACTGAATATTTTCACCAGTGGACTAATAGTAATGAAACTCGTCATATTCTTGGTGTTGTACTATTTTGAAGAGTTTGCATATTGGTTAGCCAATATGCTACTGGGCTGGTCTGACCCGTGGCCgaatttccaaattttCCTGGTGATGTTCATCAGCCCCATCGCGTTAAACTTATTTCAGTACTATTGCGTCGACAACATCATTAAGTTGCACTCTGACCATCTAACACAACAAAACGCACACAATTTCGAGCCCATCACTGCCGTGGAGGACAACGCTGCCACAGACTATATCAACAGCATTTCCTGCCAAAACAGCATGATGCCTGGGCAATCGCCGGCGTACGATAACGACTCCAGTAACAAGAACTCCAAGTACGGTTCCATATGA
- the CLP1 gene encoding cleavage polyadenylation factor subunit CLP1 (similar to Saccharomyces cerevisiae CLP1 (YOR250C); ancestral locus Anc_8.690), giving the protein MESLPGINDASSNQEVVNGDDEIHDLSLKKGDEWKIGVSSDNKLIVKIIHGIAEIFGTELANNKDYVFQNFKFSIFAVEDVELQWRCMELVGTNLSVQENITAKYIYNLHFALEKLRAASFDGPKIMIVGNSNTGKTSLTRTLCSYAIKYKTYQPLFVNLNPAEGIFTVPGAISATPVSDILDPQSSRWGQSMTSGATELHSKQPLVKNFGLEYIRENRELYKVVISQLAEVAMNRMQNDALVHRSGCIINTPPLEDLDDDLSELLVSFNQFKVNYIIYLGEETDENFSKIKKMFPESFLANILRIPKLSGIIPTDDIYKRSLQRSSIREYFYGTYNSVLSPYTIGVDFDDLTVWKPKNMIEDQENMEQSSPSKYTSVEINASNLQHSLVSLTYADRKENESAVQKAAILGYGLVTEVNEKRHKLRILLPVPGALPNKAMVLTSYRYLE; this is encoded by the coding sequence ATGGAGAGTTTACCTGGTATTAATGATGCTTCAAGTAATCAAGAAGTTGTTAATGGTGACGATGAAATCCATGATCTGTCTTTAAAAAAGGGTGACGAATGGAAAATTGGCGTTAGTTCAGATAATAAGCTGATTGTAAAAATTATACATGGGATTGCTGAGATTTTTGGTACTGAATTGGCTAATAATAAAGACTATGTGTTCCagaattttaaattctcCATTTTCGCTGTTGAAGATGTTGAATTGCAATGGAGATGCATGGAATTGGTCGGAACTAATTTAAGTGTTCAGGAAAACATCACAGCCAAGtacatttataatttaCATTTTGCATTGGAAAAATTAAGAGCCGCTAGTTTTGATGGACCAAAAATTATGATCGTAGGTAATTCAAATACAGGTAAAACATCCTTAACAAGGACACTATGCTCGTATGctatcaaatataaaacgTACCAACCATTGTTTGTAAACTTGAATCCTGCAGAAGGTATATTTACTGTTCCAGGTGCGATTAGTGCTACTCCAGTATCTGATATATTGGACCCACAATCTTCAAGGTGGGGTCAAAGTATGACCAGTGGTGCTACTGAATTGCATAGCAAACAGCCTCTGGTGAAAAACTTTGGTTTGGAATATATTAGAGAAAATAGAGAGCTGTATAAAGTTGTAATATCACAATTGGCTGAAGTAGCGATGAACAGAATGCAAAATGATGCATTGGTCCATAGATCTGGGTGTATAATCAATACACCACCTTTAGAAGATTTGGATGATGATTTGTCAGAGCTGTTGGTTTCTTTCAACCAATTCAAAGTCAACTACATAATATACTTAGGTGAAGAGACAGATGAAAACTTTAGcaaaattaagaaaatgTTTCCTGAATCGTTCTTAgcaaatattttaagaattCCTAAACTGAGTGGTATAATACCGACTGACgacatatataaaagatcTTTGCAAAGATCTTCAATCAGAGAATATTTCTACGGTACTTACAATTCAGTTTTAAGCCCTTATACAATTGGTGttgattttgatgatttaaCTGTATGGAAACCTAAAAATATGATAGAAGATCAGGAAAATATGGAGCAATCCTCGCCGTCAAAGTATACTAGTGTAGAAATAAACGCAAGTAATTTACAACATTCATTAGTCTCATTAACATATGCAGATCgtaaagaaaatgaatcTGCTGTGCAGAAAGCTGCTATATTAGGATATGGATTAGTAACAGAagtaaatgaaaaaagGCATAAACTGCGTATCTTATTACCGGTCCCAGGTGCGTTGCCAAATAAAGCAATGGTATTGACCTCTTATAGATATTTAGAGtag